ATCGGCAAGACCATCGTCAGCAGCGACCTGATCGCGCGCGTCACCGCGAAATTCGGCCGCAAGCTGCTGGAGGTGCCGGTCGGGTTCAAGTGGTTCGTCGATGGATTGCTGGCGGGGACGCTGGGGTTCGGCGGCGAGGAAAGCGCCGGCGCGTCGTTTCTGCGCAAGGACGGTACGGTATGGACCACCGACAAGGACGGCATGGCGCCGGCGCTGCTGGCCGCCGAGATGACCGCGCGGCTGAAGCGCGATCCGGGCGAGTTGTATCGCGGGCTGACGCAGGAACTGGGCGAGCCGGTGTTCCAGCGCGTCGATGCGCCGGCCACGCCCGAGCAGAAGAAGTTGTTAGGCGCGTTGACGCCGCAGAACGTGAAGTCGGCCGCGCTCGCCGGAGATCCGATCGTGTCGATCCTGACGCGCGCGCCGGGCAACGATGCGGCGATCGGCGGGCTCAAAGTGGTTTCCGCGAATGGCTGGTTCGCCGCGCGTCCGTCGGGTACCGAGAATGTCTACAAGGTGTATGCGGAAAGCTTCAAGGGCGCCGATCACCTGCGCCGGATCCAGGAGGACGCGCGCGCCATCGTCGACGCCGCGCTGAAGTGACGAAAAGGGGACATGCCTATTTTTCTGCTCGGCGGAATTCGTGGGGCGGCTTTCGGCTTTGAGGCTGCCGCTCGGGAAACCGGCCGGCGGCCTTGGACGGCCGGGAGGCGGGTGGCATCGGGCCGGGCTGGCGACCGCACGGAAGTTCGCCCGGGCCGCGGCGCCGTATCGAACTTCGAAATCGAACGGACAGCGCGCCTGGGTTATTGTCTTGTCGCCACTGCCGGGACAATAATTTCCGCAGTGCGAAAACATTTCCGCCGGTTCGTGGTACTAACTCCTCCATGTTCGTAAATGACACCGGTCACCTGCCCGACTCCGGTCGGGTCTGCGTGGCGGGACTCCAGGCTGCGGCCGCCGGGACCCGCATTTTCTATAGCCTCGAAATTCATTCCGCGCGTGCGGAGATCGAGCCCATGAGCGAGCCGCGCAACACCGCCCACGTGCTGGGAGTCGGTTGTGAGATCCAGTCGGTCAAGGGTCCCGTGTTCGCCGCGTACTTCGCCGCGTCGCGCGAGCGCTTCGACGCCGAGCCTAACTACCAAGCCGGCTTGTTCGTGCTGGTCGATGGCGCCGTGTATTCGGTCAGCGCCGAGAGCGTCGGTACCACCATCCGGCGCGGTTTCAGCACGCGCAAGTTCACGTTGCTGCGCGCCGATCGCCCCCAGCGCACGGTTGAATACGCCTGGCCCTGGTACCGCGAGCCGTTCGCGTCGTCCGCGCCGGGACACGTGCGCTCGCAGGACTTCCTGCGCGAGATGTCGTCGATGGTGGCGGCGTACCGGTAGGCTCTCAATCGATCGGCCAGGGCATCGCCTTGGGCATGCGCGCATTCGCCGCCCGTCTCGGTTTGCGCGCGGTGTCGTCTATTCCGCGCCACCAGGTCTCGAGCGCGTGGTCCTGCGCGGGCTCCACGGGTTCGCCCAGCCGCGGCAGGATCAATCGCGATGCCGAGTGCGGCGCGAGGCGCAGCAGCGTCTCGATCGGATCGTCCCAGGGATGCAGCGCCAGGTTGAACGTGCCCCAGTGGACCGGCAGCAGCGCGCCGCCGCCTAACAACTCGTGCGCCTTGAGCGCGTTCGCCGGGCCCAGGTGGATGTTCCCCCAGGCGGGGTGGAACGCGCCCACCTCGAGCAGACTCAGATCGAACGGACCGAGCCGCTCGCGAATCCCGGCATATTCCGGCGTCAGCCCGGTATCGCCGCTGAAAAACACCTTGTGCCGCTGCGATTCCACCACCCACGACGACCACAACGTGCGGTTGCCGTCCTTCAATCCGCGGCCCGAGAAATGTTGCGACGGCACCGCGGTCAACACCAGATCCGTGCCCGGCAAGCGGCAGGTCTCCCACCAGTCGAGCTCGACGATGCGCCCGGGAGCGATCCCGAACGCTTCCAGATGCGCGCCCACGCCGAGCGACGTGACGATGGGCACCTCCATCCGGCGCATCAGCCGCATCGTCGTGTAGTCGAGGTGATCGTAGTGATCGTGCGAGACCAGCACCGCATCGAGCCGCGGCAGCTCGCGGATCGAAACCGGCACGGGCTGAAACCGCTTCGGCCCGATGAACCGCGACGGCGACGCGCGCGGACCCCACACCGGGTCCGTCAACACGCGGAATCCGTCGATCTCGAGCAGCACGGTGGAATGACCTAACCACGTGGCACGCAGTCCGCTCTGTGGCGTGCGGGTCCAGGTGTCGAGTGGGTTGAGCGAGGGCAGCGGCCCTTGCGGTACGCGCCGGTCGCCGCCGCAGACGAAGTCGCCGAGCGACGGCATCGCGACGCCGGCTTCGCCGCGGGGTGCCGGATGCGTGTTGCGAAAGCGCTCGCCATCCCAGCGCGGCGAGGCGGCCACACGCTCGAGACGCACACCTCGCGATCGGGCAAGAGCGGGATTCATGCCGCTACCTTAAGCCTCGCGCGCGATGACGCCTATCCTTCGAAAGGGGGTCTCATAAAAGGGGGCTCGACGGCGCGACCCGTCATCCAGGCAGATCGAATGCAATGACTTCCGCCGCCTTGCCTTCCTTGAACTCGAGGTCGCCCGCGTCCGTGATCTTGAGACCATCACCGGCTTCCAGATGCAGCCCCGCCACGTGCAGCGAGCCGCGCGCCACATGAATATAAGAGTGCCGGCCACCCGCGACCGCGAGCGTCGCGTGTTCATCGCCATCGAACAGTCCGCTGAAGATATTCACGTCCTGGTGCAGCAGCACCGAGCCGTCCGCCTTGTCGGGCGAGGCGATCAGCCGCAGGCGGCCGCGCCGCTCGGCCGGCGCGAAATGCGCTTCCTCGTAACTGGGAGGAATGCCCACCCGGTCGGGAATGATCCAGATCTGCAGGAAATGCACGGGCTCGGTTTTCGACGCGTTGAACTCGCTGTGGCTCACGCCGTTGCCCGCGCTCATGCGCTGCACGTCGCCCGGACGGATCACCGAGCTCGTTCCGGTCGAATCCTTGTGCGCGAGCGCGCCCTCGAGCACGTAGCTCACGATCTCCATGTCGCGATGGCTGTGCGTGCCGAAGCCGGCGCCGGCCTGCACGCGATCTTCATTGATCACGCGCAAGGGTCCGAACTGCGTATGCCGCGGGTCCTGGTAGGAAGCGAACGAGAAGCTGTGACGCGATTGCAGCCAGCCGTGATCGGCCGCGCCGCGCTCGTTGCTGCGACGGATTTCTTTCATGCGGGCGATTATGGACGAACACGCGGGAGCTTGGCGTTCGCAAGAGGGTTCTCGATTCAGCACGCCGGTTTCGCGGGTTACACTCGACGCAATTCCGGGGAGAACAACAATGCGAACCCGTCTCGTGACCGTAGCCGTGGCCGCGCTCTCCGTCTGGCCGCTCGCAGCCGCCGCCGCAACACCCAGCCCCAACAAACGTG
This sequence is a window from Pseudomonadota bacterium. Protein-coding genes within it:
- a CDS encoding pirin family protein produces the protein MKEIRRSNERGAADHGWLQSRHSFSFASYQDPRHTQFGPLRVINEDRVQAGAGFGTHSHRDMEIVSYVLEGALAHKDSTGTSSVIRPGDVQRMSAGNGVSHSEFNASKTEPVHFLQIWIIPDRVGIPPSYEEAHFAPAERRGRLRLIASPDKADGSVLLHQDVNIFSGLFDGDEHATLAVAGGRHSYIHVARGSLHVAGLHLEAGDGLKITDAGDLEFKEGKAAEVIAFDLPG
- a CDS encoding MBL fold metallo-hydrolase, with the protein product MNPALARSRGVRLERVAASPRWDGERFRNTHPAPRGEAGVAMPSLGDFVCGGDRRVPQGPLPSLNPLDTWTRTPQSGLRATWLGHSTVLLEIDGFRVLTDPVWGPRASPSRFIGPKRFQPVPVSIRELPRLDAVLVSHDHYDHLDYTTMRLMRRMEVPIVTSLGVGAHLEAFGIAPGRIVELDWWETCRLPGTDLVLTAVPSQHFSGRGLKDGNRTLWSSWVVESQRHKVFFSGDTGLTPEYAGIRERLGPFDLSLLEVGAFHPAWGNIHLGPANALKAHELLGGGALLPVHWGTFNLALHPWDDPIETLLRLAPHSASRLILPRLGEPVEPAQDHALETWWRGIDDTARKPRRAANARMPKAMPWPID